The DNA region GAAGGCCCTTGCCGGGTTCCTCGCGGACGTGCTCAGCGACGCCGACCGCGTCGAGGCGCTGCGCGACGCGCCTGCCGGGCTCGTCGCCCGCGCCTGGACCGAGTCGCTGCGGCGCGAGCCGCCGGTGCAGATCATGATGCGCCGCACCCGCGGCGAGATCACGGTCAGCGGCGGCACCCTCCCGGCCGGCGCCCCGGTCGCCCTGCTCCTCGGCGCCGCGGGCCGCGACCCCGACCGCTTCCGCGACCCGGACCGCTTCGACCTGTTCCGCGACGACCCCGGCCAGCTCACCTACGGCCCCGGGCCGTGCCCCGCCGTCACCCTCGCCGCCCTGGAGGCCGAATACGCCCTCCGCGCCCTCTTCCAGGCCATGCCCCGGCTCCGCCTCGCCGACGGCTTCCGCCGCCCCGAACGCACCGGAGTCATCACCCGCGCCCCGCGCGCCCTGATCGTCCGCCCCGGCGGCTAGGCCCGCTCGGGGAGGCCCCCACCCAGGCGCCCGCCCCGGGTCTCCACCCAGGCCCCCGCCGGGACCCCGGCGGAATACGCCGCCCCGGCCGCCGGTTGCAGCCGGACATGCGACGTGATCAAGCTGGGCCGGAAGCGGGCGTGCGGACCGGCGGGGGCATACACCCGCTTCTGGCGGGGCGGTTCAGTCCCTCGCGGTTCGATCCGGACGCCGTCGTGGACGACGGCGCGCTCGGGCTGCTCCTGGAGGCCGCGCGGTGGGCGCCGTCCGCGGGGAACTCGCAGCCGTGGGGGTTCTTCGTGAGCCGGCGCGGGGAGCCGGGGCACGGTCGGGTGGTGCGGCATCTGGCGGCGAGTTCGGCGCGGTGGGCGACGGACGCGGGGCTGCTCGTCGTCACCTCGGCGCGCCGTTACGTGGACGACACGCCGCTGCTGTACTCGGAGTTCGCGGACTACGACCTCGGTCAGGCCGTCGCCCACATGACGCTGCAGGCCGAGGCGTTGGGGCTGGCCTCGCACCAGTTCCGGGCCTTCGACCTGGAGGGGCTCACCGAGGAGCTGCGCCCGCTGCCGGGGTGGGAGATCATCTCCATGATCGCTCTGGGCAGGGCGGCCGAGGAGCCGCCGGAGGGCCGCGACCGGCGCAGCGTCGCCGACCTCCTCTCCGCGCCCTGGACGCCGGAGGCGTAGCCGTACCCCCACCCGTAGCCGTAGCCGTGGCGTCAGGACCCCGCGCCCAGATTCCGTACCTCCGCCGCCCAGTCGACGTGGTCCGGTTCCGTGCCCGGCGGGACCGCCTCGAAGGTGGTGGCCAGCCAGGCGCGGAGCTCGCGGCGGTCGACGTCCACCAGGACCGGGGGGCCGATGCCGCCGAGGCGGATCCGGAGCCGGCCGCCGCGGCCGCCGAGCCGGACCGGCCAGAGCCGGACGTCGCCGACGCCGCACGAGGTGCGGATGCCGGAGCGGAGCAGTTCGCGGGAGAGGGTCCAGTCGGTCGCCCGGGCGAGATGCGCGAACGACACCCGGACCGCCCAGGGGTCGCCCGGATCGTAGGAGAAGGTGACGTCGATCGGGATCTCCAGATCCGCGTGCACCTGCCGTCGGCCGCTCGTCCGCCAGGGTGCCACGAGGGCCGCCGCCCGGTCGTCGGGTCGCCGTGCTTCGGACATGTCGCTCTCCTCCGCTGCTTCACCTGTTCCCGACCTTCGCCTTACCGCTGGCGGCGCGCCCATGCCTCCCGTACGAAATCCGTGTGCGCCGGCCCGCCCCGCCCTGGAACCATGCCGGCATGGTCCACACCCTCGAACGCCTGGTCGTACGGCACACCCTCCGCGTCCCCGTCCCCTCCGGGACCGGCCAAGGGGCCGCCGCCGCACGGCAGTTCGACATCGCGCTGATGTCCGTCGGGTTCAAGCTGTCGGGCGAGCTGTTCACCGCCCTGTCCGGGTGCGAGGAGAAGACGGTCGCCGCCCTCGCCGCCCGCACCCTGGACACCGTCCGGGAACTCGTCGGGGACCACGTCCGGCACAACCCGTACTTCCTCCGCTTCCCGGCCGGCGTCCCCGACACCGCAGCCTTCTGGGCCGAGTGCCTGGTCAAGGCACTCGGCGACGAGACGGCGCGGCCCCTGGTGCTCGGACAGCTCAGCACCGGGACACTCGACCTGCTGACCCTGCCCACGTACGGGCGGTACCAGCACGCGTACGAGGACCTGCTCGCCGCTCACGGCGAACTGGTCGCGGCGGCCGGCGACCGGGTCACCCTCCTGCACCCCGGCGGCGCCCTCCTCGACGAGGTGAGCGCGCTCTACCTCGCCCTCGCCGGCAGCCGCACCCCGCTCGGCGAGGAGCACCTCGCCGACCTGGCCGTGCTCGCCGGGAACCAGGCGCACGGGCCGCAGCCGGAGAGGATCCCGGTCCGGGAGGTCCGGGCCGTGGTCAACCGGGCCCGCCTGAAGGCCGGGGCCGCCCTGCTCGTCGACACCGTCACCGATGTGCTGCGGCTCGCCTGCGCGCTGTCGGTCGGCGATGTGGGCCTGCGCGAGCCCACCCGGTTCCGCGCGCCGTCCCGGGCGCACCGTCGCGCGCTGCTCGCCGCCCTCGACGCGGTCGTCGCCGCGCAGCCCGCCAAGCTCGTCGACGTCACCCGGCACCGCGAGGCGTGGAAGCGGCTCGGGGAGCGGCTGCACCCGCACGAGTACCCGCAGTGGCCGCACGCGGCCGAGGTGTTCGCCGTCGCGCGCGGCGAGCGCAAGGCGCCCTCGCTCGCCGGGCGGGCCGAGGCGCTGCTCGCCGGCGGCGACGTCGCCAGCGCCGCCGACCTGCTCGCGACCACCGCGCCCGGCGCGCTGTTCCGCGGGCTCGACCGGTTCGTCCGCACCGCGCAGGAAGGCCCGGAACTCGACGCCGTCCTCACCGCCGCCGAGCGTGCCGCAGCCCGGGTGTCGGGGCGTGTCGTGCTGTCCCTGCGCGAGCACGTGCAGAACCGCACGGAGGCCACAGGAGCGGCCGAGTCCGGCGCACCGCGCCGGGTGTTCGTGAACCGGTCCGGCGGCGCCTGGGTCACCGAGGACACCCGCGGGCCGCTGCCCGAGGCCGTACGGGACCGGCTCACCGCCCTGCTCGACGCCGAGACCCGGCGCCGGCTCACGGTCCCCGAACGGCTCCTCGTCGACCCCGAAGTCCTGTCCGTGGCACTGCCGTTGAGCGGCCGGGCCGCCGCGGCCGGCCTCGGCACGCTGCCGCGCGGCTCCGTGTCGCGGATCGAGGGCGAGCTGCTGCGCTTCTTCACGTACTGGAAGCAGGCCCGGGCCACCACCGACCACGACCTGTCAGCCCTGGTCCTGGACGCCGGCTACGACGCCGTCACCTGGCTCTCGTACACCGCCCTCACGTCTGTCGAGGGCACCCACTCCGGCGATGTCACCAACGCGCCCGACGGCGCCACGGAGTTCATCGACCTGCGGCTCGGCGCGGTGCGCGGCGACTTCATCGTCCCGCAGGTGCACGTCTACAGCGGCGAGGGCTTCGACCGCGTCGAGGAGTCGTTCTTCGGCTTCATGCTGCGCGAGGCCGACCAGGGCGGCCGGCCCTTCGAACCGCGCACCGTGCGCATGAAGTCGGACCTGCGCGGCCCCGGCCGGATCGCCCTGCCGCTCGCCTTCCAGCGCGACGCCGAGGGCGGCTGGCACGCCCGCTGGCTGCACCTCTACCTCAAGGGCGAGCCGCACGGGAACCGGGTCGAGGAGAACAAGGTGACCTTCGCCGTCCTCGTCCGCGGCCTGGTCGAGCGGACCCCGCTCACCGTCCGGCACCTCACCGACCTGATGACCGCGGCGGGCGCCCGCACCGAACTGTGGGACGGCCGCACCCCGGCGCCCGAGGAGCCGGTCACCTACATCGGTCTGGAGCGCCCCGAGGGGCTCGCCCCGGGCTCGCGGGTGATCACGCCGGAAAATCTGCGCGACCTGATCCCCGCCTGAGTGCTAGGTTCTTTCCAAGGCGAGGCCATGAAGGGGCTTCCTTCTCACTCGAATTCAATCGACGCCAGTAGTCCCTTCGCTTTCCTCGCCCCTTTTCTTTTCTACGGGCGCACCAACAGTGCCACCGGCCGCGACTCGAACAGTTCCGCCAGCTTCACCGGGGTCTGCGCCCCGCCGCTGAACTCCCGTACGCCGTCGAGGACATCGAGCCACCGGCCGTCCGGCAGCGCGAGCGCCGTGTCCTGCCAGCCGCCCGCCTCCGCGAGGCGGAGCGACAGCCGGGTCACCGCCGTCAGGACCCGGTCCGCGCGGGTGAACGCCAGACAGTGCGGGGCCGTCGGGCCCGTCGCCGGCAGCGCCGTGTAGTGGCCGGCCGGGCCGAAGTACTCGGGGTGCGTACGGCGCAGGCCGAGGGCCGCCCGGACGAGCGCCGTCTTGTCGTCGTCCGGGCCCGGCGCGTACGGCGCCCGGTTGTCCGGGTCGACAAGGGCCCGGTACTCCCGCTCGGTGTTCTGGTAGAGCTCGGGCACGCCCGGCATGGTCAGCTGCACCAGCGCCGCGCCCAGGACCTGGGCGCGGATGTGGGGTTCGAGTCCGAAGGCCGCCTCGGAGGCGGTACGGAGCGGGATCCGGCCCGGGCCGGCCGCCACGAACTCGGTCACCGCCCGCTCGTACGCCGGATCCGGCTCCGTCCAGCTGGTGTGCAGACCCGCCTCGCGCACCGACTTGAGGACGGCCGGCCCGAGCCGCGCCGCGTCGGGGGCGCCGAAGCCGAAGGCGGTCTGCCAGGCCGTCCACGCCAGGTGCGGATCGGGCGCGGGCACCCCGGCGACCTCCTCCAGGAGCTCCGCCCAGCGCTGCGGGCACTGCGACAGGACCGCGATCCCGGCCCGTACGTCCGCGCTGCGCTTGGTGTCATGGGTGGTGAGCACCGTGCCGGTGCCCGGCCAGTCGCGGGCGAGCCGGGCGCAGAAGGCGTGGAACTCGTCGGGGGTGACCGCCGGGCGGCCCGGGTCGCCGCCCACCTCGTTCGCCGAGAGCAACGGGGTGTAGCGGTAGAAGGCCGTGTCCTCCACGGACTTGGCGCGCAGCGCGGACGAGGTCTGCGCGAACCGGGCCCGGAACGCCCGGTGTTCGGGCCCGTCGCCGTGGGCGGTGCCGAGCGCGAGGTCGCGCACCACGTCCACCGCCGTCGCCTCCTCCGGCACCGCGAACGCGGCCTTGGCGCCGCGCGCCGCCTCCGTGGTGAGGAAGTGCTCGCCGCCGGTGCGGTAGGTGCGGTACACCGGGACGCGGACGAGGAGTTCGCGGATCGCGGTGTGCAGCGCCCACGGCGCGTGGTCGCGCAGCGCGGGGTCGGCGGCGCAGATCCGTTCGGCCAGGCGGGTCAGGGCGGCGGTCTCCGAGGCCAGTTCATGGGTGACGACCTTGTACGCGGCGCGGCGCGCGGTCGCCGCCCAGTAGCCGCCCCGGTCCCCGGCCCGACCGGCGAACTCCCGGTACACGTCGGCGAGTTCGTCGGCGCCCACCGGGTCGGTGAAGAGCCCGTCCACGTACCGCAGGGCGTCGTAGCCGGTGGTGCCGGCCACCGGCCAGGAGGCGGGCAGCGGTTCGGTGCCGGTGAGGATCTTCTCCACCACCGTCCAGCAGCGTCCGCCGGTCGCCTCGGCGAGCCGCTCCAGATAGCCCTCCGGGTCGGCGAGCCCGTCCGGGTGGTCGATCCGCAGCCCGTCGACGACACCGTCGGCGACCAGCTCCAGGACCTTGGCATGGGTCGCGGCGAACACCTCCGGATCCTCGACCCGCACCCCGATCAGATCCGAAATGGTGAAGAAGCGGCGGTAGTTGAGCTCGGTGCGGGCGAGCCGCCACCAGGCGAGCCGGTACCACTGGGCGTCGAGCAGCTCGTCCAACGGCAGCTCCTCGGTGCCGGCCCGCAGCGGGAACTCCTGCCCGTCGAGGACGAGGACACCGTCCGCGACCCGCAGCCGGTCGCGCACCTCGGGCAGCCGGGCCGGAAGCACCGGCAGCAGCATCCGGCCGTCGCCCGCCGCCCAGTCGATGTCGAACCAGCGCGCGTACGGCGACTCCGGGCCCTCCCGCAGCACCTCCCGCAGGGCCCGGTTGTGCCGGGGCGAGGCCGCCATGTGGTTGGGCACCAGATCGAGGACCAGGCCCAGGCCGTGCGCGCGGGCCGTCGCCGCGAGCGCCCGCAGCCCCTCCTCGCCGCCCAGTTCGCCCCGTACCCGGCCCGGATCGGTCACGTCGTACCCATGGGTGGAACCCGGCACCGCCTCCAGGACCGGCGACAGATGCAGATGCGAGACCCCGAGCGCGGCGAGCCGTGGCACGGCCGCCTCGGCGGCGGCGAACGGGAACTCCGGCTGCAACTGGATCCGGTAGGTCGCGGTGGGCAGCGCCCGTTCCAGGGCTGAGGGCAGCGAGAAGGACGTCATGCGAACGTACGTACCCCGCGCGGAGGGTTCCGTGTCATCGCCCCATGCGTCCGTTCGGGTGAGCCGCGTTACGTTCGCGTGATGCTCCGGATGTATCGCGACACCCTCCGTCTGCTCGGTCCGGTCCTGCCCGCCGTCTCCTTCCTGGGCCGGCTGCCGACCGCCATGTGCCAGCTCGGCAGCCTCCTTCTGGTCGCCGAGACCAGCGGCTCGCTCGCCACCGCCGGCCTGGTCGGCGGGGCGCTCGCGGCCGGCCAGACCGTCGCCGGGCCGCTGATCGGACGGCTCGCCGACCGGCACGGGCAGCGGCCCGTCGTCCTCGCCGCCGCCCTCGCCAACGCCGCCGCCGTCACCGCCCTGGTGCTCGCCGCCCTCGGCCACGCCACCACCGGCCTGCTGATGCCGCTGGGCGCGCTCGCCGGGGCCACCGTCCCGCAGATCGGCCCGCTGGCCAGGAGCCGCTCGGTGACCCTGGCCCGCCGGGCCGGGGCCGACGACCGGACGGTGGCGACCGTGCTCTCCTTCGAGGGCACCCTCGACGAGGTGTCCTTCGTCCTCGGCCCGGCCCTGGTCGGCCTCGCCGCCACCGTCGCCCACCCGGCCGCCGCCCTGCTCACCGCCGCCGCGCTCCTCGCCGGCTGCGGCACCGCCTTCGCCCTCCACCCGAGCGCCCGCACCCTCGCCCCCAGCCCCGGCCCCGGAGCCACCCGATCGAGTGCCGCCGAACGGACGCGCCTCCGGGTCTCCGCACTCCCCGCGTCCACGTACGCGCTGCGCGGCGCGATGGTCCTCCAGGGCGCCATGTTCGGGGCCTCGCAGGCCGGGATCACCGCCCTCACCGAACGGCTCGGCGTGCCCGACCAGGCCGGGCTCGTCTACGCGGCGATGGGCGTCACCAGCGCCGCCGCCGGCTTCGCCATGGCCGCCGTGCCCGCCCGGATCGGACTGCACACCCGCTGGCGCGCGGCCACCGCCGCACTCGTCGTGCTCGCCGTACCGCTCGTCCTCGTCGACACCCTCGGATGGCTGTACGCGGCGGTCGTCGTTCTCGGCGTCGCCTACGCCCCGCACCTGATCACCGTGTTCGGGCTCACCGAGCGCACCGCGCCGCCGGCCCGGCTCGCCGAGTGCATGGCCTTCCTCACCAGCGGGGTGGTCGGCGGACAGGCCGTGGCGCTCGCCCTGTCCGGCCGGCTGGCCGAGACGCACGGCGCCCCGGCCGCCTTCGGAGTGGCGGCCGGGGCGGCCGTGGGGTGCGCGGTGCTGTCCTGGACCGTCCGCGCCTCCCGGACCAAGCAGCTCGGGCCGGACCAAGCGGCTCAGGACGGGCTCAGGCCGGGCGCCGCAGCACCGTCAGCGTGAGCGGGGCGAGGGTGACCCGCTCACCGGCGGCCATCCGCGGGCCCTCCTGCGGCGGCATGCCCTCCGGGTGGGAGGTGTCCACGACCACCTTCCAGCACTCGCCGTGGCTGTCCGGCACCTCGAACTCCAGCTCCTGCGACGAGGCGTTGAACATCAGCAGGAAGGAGTCGTCGGAGATCCGCTCGCCCTGCGGCCCCGGCTCGGAGATCGCGTTGCCGTTGAGGAAGACGGTGAGCGCCTGCGCGTGCGCGGCCTGCCAGTCCCGGGCCGTCATCTCCTCGCCCTCCGGCGTGAACCAGGCGATGTCGGTGAGCTCGTCGTGGGTGCCCTCCACCGGCCGCCCGTGGAAGAAGCGGCGGCGCCGGAACACCGGGTGCTCGCGGCGCAGCCGCACCATCGCCCGGGTGAACTCCAGGAGCGTGGACTCCGGTTCGGTGCCCGGCTTGGGCCAGCGCACCCAGGACACCTCGCTGTCCTGGCAGTACGCGTTGTTGTTGCCGCCCTGGGTGCGCCCGAACTCGTCGCCGTGGGCCAGCATCGGCACGCCCTGCGACAGCATCAGCGTGGCCAGGAAGTTGCGCATCTGGCGCTGGCGCAGCTCGCGGATGCCGATGTCGTCGGTGTCGCCCTCGGCGCCGCAGTTCCAGGACCGGTTGTGGCTCTCGCCGTCCCGATTCCCTTCCCCGTTGGCCTCGTTGTGTTTCTCGTTGTACGAGACGAGGTCGCGCAGCGTGAAACCGTCATGGCAGGTCACGAAGTTGACCGAGGCGAGCGGGCGGCGCCCGTCGTCCTGGTAGAGGTCGGAGGAGCCGGTGAGCCGGGAGGCGAACTCGGCGAGGGTGCGCGGCTCGCCGCGCCACAGATCGCGCACGCAGTCCCGGTACTTGCCGTTCCATTCGGCCCACTGCGGCGGGAAGTTGCCCACCTGGTAGCCGCCCTCGCCCAGGTCCCACGGCTCGGCGATCAGCTTCACCTGGCTGACCACCGGGTCCTGCTGCACCAGGTCGAAGAACGAGGACAGCCGGTCCACCTCGTGGAACTGGCGGGCCAGGGTGGCCGCCAGATCGAAGCGGAAGCCGTCCACATGCATCTCGGTCACCCAGTAGCGCAGACTGTCCATGATCATCTGCAGCACGTGCGGGGACCGCATGAGCAGCGAGTTCCCGGTGCCGGTGGTGTCCGTGTAGTACCGCGGGTCGTCGCCGAGCCGGTAGTATGAGGGGTTGTCCAGGCCTCGGAACGAGAGCGTCGGGCCCAGGTGGTTGCCCTCGGCGGTGTGGTTGTAGACCACGTCGAGGATCACTTCGATGCCGGCCTGGTGCAGGGCCCGCACCGCCGACTTGAACTCCAGGACCTGCTGGCCCCGGTCGCCCCACGAGGCATAGGCGTTGTGCGGGGCGAAGAAGCCGATGGTGTTGTAGCCCCAGTAGTTCGACAGGCCCGCGTCGGCGAGCCGGTGGTCGTTCACGAACTGGTGCACCGGCATCAACTCAAGGGCGGTGACGCCCAGTTCCTTGAGGTGGTTGATGACCGCCGGGTGCGCGAGCCCCGCGTACGTGCCGCGCAGCTCCTCCGGCAGGTCCGGGTGGAGCATGGTCAGGCCCTTCACATGGGCCTCGTAGATCACCGTGTGGTGGTACTCGGTGCGCGGCCGCCGGTCGTCGCCCCAGTCGAAGTACGGGTTGACGACCACGGACGTCATCGTGTGCGGGGCGGAGTCCAGGTCGTTGCGCGCGTCGGGCCGCCCGAAGGGGTACCCGTATACCGCCTCGTGCCACTCCACCGCGCCCG from Streptomyces fradiae includes:
- the treY gene encoding malto-oligosyltrehalose synthase, which translates into the protein MTSFSLPSALERALPTATYRIQLQPEFPFAAAEAAVPRLAALGVSHLHLSPVLEAVPGSTHGYDVTDPGRVRGELGGEEGLRALAATARAHGLGLVLDLVPNHMAASPRHNRALREVLREGPESPYARWFDIDWAAGDGRMLLPVLPARLPEVRDRLRVADGVLVLDGQEFPLRAGTEELPLDELLDAQWYRLAWWRLARTELNYRRFFTISDLIGVRVEDPEVFAATHAKVLELVADGVVDGLRIDHPDGLADPEGYLERLAEATGGRCWTVVEKILTGTEPLPASWPVAGTTGYDALRYVDGLFTDPVGADELADVYREFAGRAGDRGGYWAATARRAAYKVVTHELASETAALTRLAERICAADPALRDHAPWALHTAIRELLVRVPVYRTYRTGGEHFLTTEAARGAKAAFAVPEEATAVDVVRDLALGTAHGDGPEHRAFRARFAQTSSALRAKSVEDTAFYRYTPLLSANEVGGDPGRPAVTPDEFHAFCARLARDWPGTGTVLTTHDTKRSADVRAGIAVLSQCPQRWAELLEEVAGVPAPDPHLAWTAWQTAFGFGAPDAARLGPAVLKSVREAGLHTSWTEPDPAYERAVTEFVAAGPGRIPLRTASEAAFGLEPHIRAQVLGAALVQLTMPGVPELYQNTEREYRALVDPDNRAPYAPGPDDDKTALVRAALGLRRTHPEYFGPAGHYTALPATGPTAPHCLAFTRADRVLTAVTRLSLRLAEAGGWQDTALALPDGRWLDVLDGVREFSGGAQTPVKLAELFESRPVALLVRP
- the glgX gene encoding glycogen debranching protein GlgX; this encodes MQVWPGQAYPLGATYDGAGTNFAVFSEAAHRIELCLLDDDGGETSVELRETDAFVRHAYLPGVMPGQRYGFRVHGPYAPERGLRCNPAKLLLDPYARAVAGAVEWHEAVYGYPFGRPDARNDLDSAPHTMTSVVVNPYFDWGDDRRPRTEYHHTVIYEAHVKGLTMLHPDLPEELRGTYAGLAHPAVINHLKELGVTALELMPVHQFVNDHRLADAGLSNYWGYNTIGFFAPHNAYASWGDRGQQVLEFKSAVRALHQAGIEVILDVVYNHTAEGNHLGPTLSFRGLDNPSYYRLGDDPRYYTDTTGTGNSLLMRSPHVLQMIMDSLRYWVTEMHVDGFRFDLAATLARQFHEVDRLSSFFDLVQQDPVVSQVKLIAEPWDLGEGGYQVGNFPPQWAEWNGKYRDCVRDLWRGEPRTLAEFASRLTGSSDLYQDDGRRPLASVNFVTCHDGFTLRDLVSYNEKHNEANGEGNRDGESHNRSWNCGAEGDTDDIGIRELRQRQMRNFLATLMLSQGVPMLAHGDEFGRTQGGNNNAYCQDSEVSWVRWPKPGTEPESTLLEFTRAMVRLRREHPVFRRRRFFHGRPVEGTHDELTDIAWFTPEGEEMTARDWQAAHAQALTVFLNGNAISEPGPQGERISDDSFLLMFNASSQELEFEVPDSHGECWKVVVDTSHPEGMPPQEGPRMAAGERVTLAPLTLTVLRRPA
- a CDS encoding SsgA family sporulation/cell division regulator, which gives rise to MSEARRPDDRAAALVAPWRTSGRRQVHADLEIPIDVTFSYDPGDPWAVRVSFAHLARATDWTLSRELLRSGIRTSCGVGDVRLWPVRLGGRGGRLRIRLGGIGPPVLVDVDRRELRAWLATTFEAVPPGTEPDHVDWAAEVRNLGAGS
- a CDS encoding nitroreductase family protein produces the protein MRRDQAGPEAGVRTGGGIHPLLAGRFSPSRFDPDAVVDDGALGLLLEAARWAPSAGNSQPWGFFVSRRGEPGHGRVVRHLAASSARWATDAGLLVVTSARRYVDDTPLLYSEFADYDLGQAVAHMTLQAEALGLASHQFRAFDLEGLTEELRPLPGWEIISMIALGRAAEEPPEGRDRRSVADLLSAPWTPEA
- a CDS encoding MFS transporter, encoding MYRDTLRLLGPVLPAVSFLGRLPTAMCQLGSLLLVAETSGSLATAGLVGGALAAGQTVAGPLIGRLADRHGQRPVVLAAALANAAAVTALVLAALGHATTGLLMPLGALAGATVPQIGPLARSRSVTLARRAGADDRTVATVLSFEGTLDEVSFVLGPALVGLAATVAHPAAALLTAAALLAGCGTAFALHPSARTLAPSPGPGATRSSAAERTRLRVSALPASTYALRGAMVLQGAMFGASQAGITALTERLGVPDQAGLVYAAMGVTSAAAGFAMAAVPARIGLHTRWRAATAALVVLAVPLVLVDTLGWLYAAVVVLGVAYAPHLITVFGLTERTAPPARLAECMAFLTSGVVGGQAVALALSGRLAETHGAPAAFGVAAGAAVGCAVLSWTVRASRTKQLGPDQAAQDGLRPGAAAPSA